The genomic window ACGGCACCCGGTTATCACGGCTTCAATCGCCTTATTCTGAATGTCATACACCCTGTCTGCGGCTATAAGTGGCAACGATTTGATGTACTTAACCTGCTCAGCAACAATCGACTGCATGACCTGCCCCACCGGGGTGTTGCTCAGACTATGACGTAACGCTCGACTGATATTCTGACTGTGCTGACGCCACACCTTTTCGTTTTGCCGGCCAATCTCTAACGCGAAGCGCTCTGCAACCCGATTCGCCCACGGGGTTATCAGCTCGCTGTAGTGCGCCAACGCCGCCATGATGTCGATAACGCTAGCGTTTGAACCATCGTAACGGCCATTGACGGTGTCGCCCACGGCCTGCGCTATCTTGCGTAGGCTGGTTCGATAACGGCTCTGTGCCTGTCTGCTGCGGCTTCGGGTGATCAGGTTCGCCGAGGCCTGGCGGCGCTTCGTCTTCCGCATCCTCAATATCCTCATCGGTAATTGACGCACCAATGCCGGTCACATCTGACGTTTCACGTAAATCCGTCATCCCCGCTTTGAGCGTCATTAATCCCGCATCAACCGCCGATGTGATGGCATTAACCGTATTGACGGCGACCGTTGAGCGATCCACATCGGACATCTGCCACAGGGGATTAAACCCAAACGTGAAGTCTTCCGGCAGTGGACCGCCACACGCCGAGCGGTGCATAATTTCGAGCAACTTACGTAATGGCTGGCGCAGTCGGCGCTCCTGCTGGGTGCTGATATTGTCGTAATAGTTCGCCAGATCCGCATCCCCGGTAGAAAAACCTTTGGGAGACTGACCAAACAGGCGCACCAGGGGGATCCCGACAGCACCGCTGATCTGTTCAGCAAACTGGCTAATCACATTGTCCAAACCAGAGAAATTGTACTGATGGGTTTCAAACTCATCCTCACTGTCCATGAGGGTCATTCCCTCATTACTTTGAAACTGGCGTATCATATTCATATTTTTCATCAGTGACTCGAATGCCGGGCCACCAATATTGATAAGCTGACGCAATTCCTTGACTTTGTAGGTACGAAGATGCGCTTTATACACCAGCTGTGCGGCCCCCATGGTCGCGCTGTCAAAGGCTGTCAGCCGGTCCAAATCCGCTCAACAACAGACATGCCCCACTCGTTTTCCGTCAGGGCCTGCTGATACGGCAGCGTCACACCGTCAAATCGAATTAATCGGCTGTGATGAATGCGCCAGGCGGGGATCCCCGTTGCGGTAGTCACAACATCGTAACATTCTGGTTTTCCCAGGTGTGGCCCCATTTCCTTAATACGGCGACTGAGGTTAGGGTTGATCATTCAGCGGTCGAGCGGCAGGATGCCTTTAAACTGTCCTTCGCCAATAGTTTCCAACCTGAGCGGCGTAAATAGGGGCCTGTCCCTCAATCATGATAAAGCCAACCGCGCCACCATAAAGACGTGACCACTTGATGATGTCATTCAGCCGATCCCATATTTCCAGCTCATCAAACAGCGATTCCAGAATACCGCGCGCCTGGGGTTCAATCTCAGAGGTAATGCGTATGCCCTTGCGGGTCATATCGTCAGCGATGGCATCGACTGCTGAGCCAATAATTGCTGATGACCGGTAAGCCCATTCAATCTGCAGGCGGTTACGGCTGGTGAAATTCGCCCGGTAAGTCGATGCCGCATGTTGGGTAGCCTGCTGCAGGCCAACGCGGGCGATAAAGTTGTCATAGCTGTCCGCCGTCGCCTGACTGACGTCCACGCGGCTTCTGTTTTTTCGTGACATAATGCCTCACGCTGTTGATGATTATTTACGCCCTAATGCTATCCAGGTCCCAAACCCACCCCTTGCCGTAATATAGCCATCAAGGCCGTAGCGAATGGCGTCCCAGCAGTGGTTATAGGCGTCGACGATGACAGGGAGAACGTCGCCTGTGATACGGTCGGTTTTGTAGGCGTACAATCGCGCTTCTTTAGCGGTTTCTTTGCAGCAAGGGTGAATGACTATCTTTTCAAATCCTCGCAGGTAAGTGATGCCGTCTTCCACGCTGCCCTGCCACTTGACAGCCGCATCGATGTTAAATCCCTGACGGGATAGCCAGCTTATGGTTTCCGGTCTCGACGAATCACCTTTAATCGGCCATCGTCTGACTTCGGGGATCGCATCATAAAATTGGGGCATTTCATCCAGTTCAACGCCAACACCGTAAGCCTCGTATTCAATGTAGAGTCGGTTATCCAGTATGAACATGCGTATCAGCGTATTTGGATCTTGCGCAAAGCCAAAATCGGCACCAAAGAACAGCCGATCGGCCTGCTTCCACAGATCATCCGGGAACGTTTCAAACACATATTTCCCACTCATGACCTGCTTATTAGCGTTTTCCAGATACGCGCCTTCCCAAATCCAGGCATAGGTTGCCGAGTCAAGCATACGGAGGTCCCGCTGCCTCACTTGCTCAAGCACACTGTGAAACCATGGATTATCCATGTAGTTCATTTCAACCGCGATAATGGCGTCATCACTATCCTTGCGAAATCGCTTATCGGTCGCGCTACCCTCTGTCTCAGGGTTCCATGTTACCCATACTTCAGAGCCAGGCTCTCGTACGGTGGGATCGAGTTTCTGCCAGGCTATTTCGCTAACGGTTTCAGCCTCATCCACCCAGCACAGCAGAATACGTGCTTTCGATTTGATACTGTCAAGATTATGCCGAAGTCCACTGAACACATAGCTCACTCGCCTGTCGAGGGTGCGAATGTATTTTTCACCGATATCAAAGTGAGCCGCCAGCCATGGCACTGACTGTATTGCCAGTTTCACTTCCTGCATACTCGACTCTTCCAGCGAGTTCATAAACTCACGCGCGCAAAGTATGACGCCTGACTCACTGTTTCTTGCTGCCTGATAAGCCTTAACCGCCGTCATTAGCGCAAAGATGCGCGTTTTTGCACTGCCACGCCCACCGTATGCACAGCGATAACGTTTATTGGGCACAGTGAATAATGGGACAAGTTTTGCTGGAATAGGCAGTTGCACACTATTCATGCTTTGCTTCTACCGGTACAAGCTGAATCATCGTTGGGCTAATGGCCATGCTGCCATCTGAAGATTTATTATCGACTTCTTGTTTGTCCGAATAGCCATGATTCGCTAGCATCAACTTTGTGATTGTGGCGTTGAAATCCCCGGTCAGCCCTTTGTTGATGAGCCTGTTTTCCTGCAACGTTTTTATGGCTTCTAACGTGCAAGAAAACTCTTCATTTTCTCTTGCATAAGCCTGGGCAGTGACCCTACTGATACCGAGGTAACAGGCAAGACCGGCAACGCTCGGGACCACATCGCCAACCGTTTCATAGCCACCCATTAAATATTCGTTTGCCTTCGTCAGGCTCTCGGCAAACTTACTCGGGCGACCGACTTTATTTTTTGTTTGTCGTCCCATGTCTTATATCCTCTATCTGCCTCAGCGCGGCTTTATCCTGATTGCACATCTCCAATGCCAGCAGCAGCTTCTCGTTGAGTATCACGCTGTCGCCCCACGTCATGCGCTCCGGGATAACTGGCGCTGGACAATCATCGAGCAGTGTGGCCGGTATCGGCGCGTGCGGGATGGGCAGGTATCTGGTCTGCGTGCGCCCGCAGCCGGTTAACAGCACTGGCAGGCACAGGCAGACGAGCACAGCGCTCAGGCGTAAGGGCCTCGCGTATTTGGATAATGCGCGGCTGAAAGTCCTGCACCGCGTGCTGATGTGCATCCTGTGTTGCTCCGGCTATCTGGTTGAACAGCGCTACCGCCTGTTCATAGTGGGTAAACTGTGCGCGGGCGGCGTCACGCTCGGCGACCATCGATTGATTAGCCTGCTTTAGGCGGGTGGTGATGTCGAGGCTCTGAATTCTAACCACTATAGCGAGAGCTGTCATAGTGAGCAGCATTGCGGCGAGCGTGAGGAGTTTCCAGCGCATCATGCTGCCAGTCGGTGCTGTTCTTCAATCAATGGCTGACGATGGTTTTTGTTGAATATTCCCATCAGCGTGGCCTTGCGTTGCTCGAAGTCCCAGCCCATGCCAATAAATACCGTATTGGCGCGTTGCAGTTCGGTAATGCAGTGGATCTGCTCTGGCGTCAGATAGTCACGGATAGATTCTTTCTTGCCTATTTCATGGTGGACACGAAATTTTGCAGATGTCATACCAAGTGCAATGCGGTTTATTAAATCAGCCTCGTTACTGAAATGGTGTGGCGCGATGGTTTTCCCCTGAGCTTCGCGTTCGTGTTTGATGGCATCGGTCATTGGGCGGTACTCAATCCGGGCGGTATTGCGATCCATCTTCTTGCCCGCCAATGCATTGCGCATACGGAAGAACTCGGAAACCCGCTTCTTCTTGAATACACGAACAGCATCATTGTTGCGCATGTAGGTAATTAAGAGTGTAGTTTGCTGCTCGTT from Sodalis glossinidius str. 'morsitans' includes these protein-coding regions:
- a CDS encoding Rha family transcriptional regulator, which codes for MQLVEIKKFDLVANTMAIAEGVEKDHDTIIKLVDRNKADLEEFGPLVFEIRMVERSQGGGKPLRVAFLNEQQTTLLITYMRNNDAVRVFKKKRVSEFFRMRNALAGKKMDRNTARIEYRPMTDAIKHEREAQGKTIAPHHFSNEADLINRIALGMTSAKFRVHHEIGKKESIRDYLTPEQIHCITELQRANTVFIGMGWDFEQRKATLMGIFNKNHRQPLIEEQHRLAA
- a CDS encoding PBSX family phage terminase large subunit, whose product is MNSVQLPIPAKLVPLFTVPNKRYRCAYGGRGSAKTRIFALMTAVKAYQAARNSESGVILCAREFMNSLEESSMQEVKLAIQSVPWLAAHFDIGEKYIRTLDRRVSYVFSGLRHNLDSIKSKARILLCWVDEAETVSEIAWQKLDPTVREPGSEVWVTWNPETEGSATDKRFRKDSDDAIIAVEMNYMDNPWFHSVLEQVRQRDLRMLDSATYAWIWEGAYLENANKQVMSGKYVFETFPDDLWKQADRLFFGADFGFAQDPNTLIRMFILDNRLYIEYEAYGVGVELDEMPQFYDAIPEVRRWPIKGDSSRPETISWLSRQGFNIDAAVKWQGSVEDGITYLRGFEKIVIHPCCKETAKEARLYAYKTDRITGDVLPVIVDAYNHCWDAIRYGLDGYITARGGFGTWIALGRK
- a CDS encoding DNA-packaging protein; the encoded protein is MGRQTKNKVGRPSKFAESLTKANEYLMGGYETVGDVVPSVAGLACYLGISRVTAQAYARENEEFSCTLEAIKTLQENRLINKGLTGDFNATITKLMLANHGYSDKQEVDNKSSDGSMAISPTMIQLVPVEAKHE
- the lysC gene encoding Rz1-like lysis system protein LysC, whose product is MLVCLCLPVLLTGCGRTQTRYLPIPHAPIPATLLDDCPAPVIPERMTWGDSVILNEKLLLALEMCNQDKAALRQIEDIRHGTTNKK